One segment of Gadus chalcogrammus isolate NIFS_2021 chromosome 8, NIFS_Gcha_1.0, whole genome shotgun sequence DNA contains the following:
- the LOC130388359 gene encoding zinc finger MYM-type protein 1-like — MATSSAAITVSMGVQLRPNSVKSLLLNPFERRTFAEKLQVKELGPDKPEVNINQETREKDKAYKRSFSRSWFDRKAWLTSCGDANAIFCFPCILFKTGACDNSWTQTGVTDLKHLSERIKKHERARVHMNNCVKLAMLGQISIAAQLDEGHRIAVRRHNEEVDRNCHILSKIIDAVKFCGAFELALRGHDESDKSENPGIFRGLIDLMASIDRELEVHLENATVFKGTSKTVQNELLDCMLSVLRDCILEEVKQADYIAIQADETTDVCTHCQLVFVIRYIDGNNTIRERFFEFIALPNATAETIATALLERLRSILPVGQERKLIAQAYDGAAVMRGATGGVQRKVQDIYRSAYYVHCYAHQLNLIMQQATSNISKIGQLFSDIGFFSSFFHKSFKRRTMKWWVVDSRVLQQRDGTSTVVLLTQFTSTKMNWLSASKPFETEETLMPCRRERPGVY; from the coding sequence ATGGCGACTTCGAGTGCTGCTATCACTGTTTCCATGGGAGTTCAGCTACGCCCTAATTCAGTTAAATCTTTACTTTTGAATCCCTTCGAAAGAAGAACATTCGCAGAAAAACTGCAAGTAAAAGAACTCGGACCAGACAAGCCAGAAGTTAACATTAACCaagaaacaagagaaaaggataaaGCCTACAAGAGGAGTTTTTCCCGAAGTTGGTTCGATCGAAAGGCTTGGTTAACTAGCTGTGGGgatgccaatgcaattttttgttttccttgtaTACTTTTCAAAACTGGTGCGTGTGATAATTCATGGACACAGACAGGGGTGACAGATCTGAAACATCTGTCAGAACGGATCAAGAAACACGAGCGAGCAAGAGTTCATATGAACAActgtgtgaagctagccatgctaggCCAAATTAGCATAGCTGCACAGCTAGATGAGGGACACCGCATTGCTGTAAGAAGGCACAATGAGGAGGTGGACAGGAATTGTCATATTTTGTCAAAGATCATCGATGCTGTGAAATTTTGTGGTGCCTTTGAACTTGCTCTGCGTGGTCATGATGAGAGTGACAAATCAGAAAATCCAGGCATTTTCCGAGGTCTAATTGATCTCATGGCCTCCATTGACCGTGAGTTGGAGGTGCACCTGGAAAACGCCACCGTTTTTAAAGGCACTTCGAAGACCGTGCAAAATGAACTGTTGGACTGCATGTTGTCAGTTCTCAGAGACTGCATTTTGGAAGAGGTGAAACAAGCAGACTACATTGCCATTCAGGCAGACGAGACAACCGATGTCTGCACTCATTGCCAGCTTGTGTTTGTGATAAGGTACATAGATGGCAACAATACCATCAGAGAACGCTTCTTTGAGTTCATCGCGCTTCCAAATGCGACTGCTGAGACGATTGCAACTGCGCTTTTGGAAAGGCTGAGAAGCATCCTTCCCGTAGGACAAGAGAGGAAACTAATTGCCCAGGCCTATGATGGTGCCGCAGTGATGAGGGGTGCTACAGGTGGAGTGCAACGTAAAGTTCAAGATATCTACAGGAGTGCCTACTACGTTCACTGTTATGCGCATCAGTTGAACCTCATCATGCAGCAGGCAACATCCAATATTTCCAAGATCGGCCAGCTTTTTTCAGATAttggttttttttcttcttttttccaCAAGTCGTTCAAACGAAGAACGATGAAGTGGTGGGTCGTCGACTCCCGGGTGCTTCAACAACGCGATGGAACTTCCACAGTCGTGCTGTTAACACAGTTTACGAGCACAAAGATGAACTGGTTAAGTGCTTCCAAACCATTCGAGACAGAGGAGACTTTAATGCCATGTCGAAGAGAGAGGCCGGGGGTTTATTGA